One window of the Esox lucius isolate fEsoLuc1 chromosome 8, fEsoLuc1.pri, whole genome shotgun sequence genome contains the following:
- the dnajc6 gene encoding putative tyrosine-protein phosphatase auxilin isoform X6, giving the protein MHRDRPGDRLTVRSQMSRDMDANYGGGLLDMVKGGAGKFFSNFKDNLKDTLKDTSTKVMHQVATYTKGELDIAYITSRIIVMSYPAETLQIGNQNHVEDIRSFLDSRHADHYTVFNLSQRNYRGAKFSNRVSECNWPSRQAPSLHNLFAVCKNMHNWLKQNPKNVCVITCSDGRAASGVLVCAMFCFCHLFTDPVPAMQLLSAKRPGSGLWPSHRRYIGYVCNMVSEKPSLPHSKPLVVKAVTMSPVPCFNKQRIGCRPFCEVLIGETKIFSTAQDYERMREHRVQEGKVVFPLGVKVQGDVVISVYHMRNTIGGRLQAKVSNTQIFQIQFHTGFIAPGTTVLKFTKPELDACDSPEKYPQLFHVLVDIEVESTDKQKDLTPPWEQFPNKDLIPNVLFSCHQEHQDALAIADEMEGLDLEEPSRSQGGPEGRPHGEESEPSDEEMLSLSSQQSNASVEKPGGAQPGSRGPKRPEPPQAPVAAPPPPEEVDLLGLDGASVNPPCPTAPLPTTTDLLGDLFGASPQTGSGPTSAQSTPQKIPPPSTSSCPSPAFDPFGAGPMPKPQELMGSFLAPAGNLGNLGQPAPLLHAARSPSPTMQNTGMGRSSPVPPTPPVVTIQQPPNAMGGWDWKKPAAPGGGFGMGSKSASTSPTGSVHSTPTHQVKPNTLDPFADIGNLGGSLGGGPCFSSKPTTPTGTTPAFPPMGSPSRPPPSPQHGGGWQANTGFPSWQPGGSGGQAGWQPQAQGGPAPQPKPSPSHSIPHTSPSNRPNYNVSFSAMGGGAAPNAAGKPQPNMGSKPKVATANFDDLLSGQGFAGAKKKEGPRTIAEMRKEEMAKEMDPEKLKILDWIEGKERNIRALLSTMHTVLWEGETRWKPVGMADLVTPEQVKKVYRKAVLVVHPDKATGQPYEQYAKMIFMELNDAWSEFDSQGQKALY; this is encoded by the exons TGATGTCCTATCCTGCGGAGACCTTGCAGATTGGCAACCAGAACCATGTGGAGGACATCCGCTCCTTCCTGGATTCGAGGCACGCTGACCACTACACCGTCTTCAACCTGTCACAGCGCAACTACCGCGGTGCCAAGTTCTCCAACCGG GTTTCAGAGTGTAACTGGCCGTCCCGGCAGGCTCCCAGCCTACATAACCTGTTTGCTGTGTGTAAGAACATGCACAACTGGCTCAAACAGAACCCcaagaatgtgtgtgtcatcACCTGCTCG GACGGCCGCGCCGCCTCAGGTGTGCTGGTCTGTGCCATGTTCTGCTTCTGCCACCTCTTCACCGATCCTGTGCCCGCCATGCAGCTGCTTAGCGCCAAGAGACCCGGCTCAGGCCTCTGGCCCTCGCACAGGAG GTACATAGGCTATGTGTGCAACATGGTGTCAGAGAAGCCCTCCCTGCCCCACTCCAAGCCGCTCGTGGTCAAGGCCGTCACCATGAGTCCCGTACCTTGCTTCAACAAACAACGCATCGGCTGCAGACCTTTCTGTGAGGTCCTCATAGGAGAGACGAAGATCTTCTCTACAGCACAGGACTATGAGAGGATGCG AGAGCACAGGGTTCAGGAGGGGAAGGTGGTCTTTCCTCTCGGTGTCAAGGTCCAAGGTGACGTGGTCATCTCGGTCTATCACATGAGGAACACCATCGGAGGACGACTGCAAGCCAAG GTGTCTAACACCCAGATATTCCAGATCCAGTTCCACACAGGCTTCATCGCTCCGGGCACCACAGTGTTAAAGTTTACAAA GCCCGAGCTCGATGCCTGTGACTCCCCAGAGAAGTACCCCCAGCTGTTCCATGTGTTGGTGGACATTGAGGTGGAGAGTACAGACAAGCAGAAGGACCTGACCCCGCCCTGGGAGCAGTTCCCGAATAAAGACCTCATCCCCAACGTACTGTTCTCCTGTCACCAAGAGCACCAGGACGCACTTGCCATCGCAG ATGAGATGGAGGGACTGGATTTGGAGG AGCCCAGCCGTTCCCAGGGCGGACCGGAAGGCCGTCCTCACGGGGAGGAGAGTGAGCCTTCTGATGAGGAGATGCTGTCTCTGTCCAGCCAGCAGAGCAACGCTAGTGTGGAGAAACCCGGAGGGGCCCAGCCTGGCTCCAGGGGCCCCAAACGACCAGAGCCGCCCCAGGCCCCTGTGGCTGCACCTCCACCCCCAGAAGAGGTGGACCTCCTTGGCCTGGATGGGGCTTCTGTGAACCCTCCGTGTCCCACTGCCCCGCTCCCCACCACCACAGACCTGTTGGGGGATCTGTTCGGGGCCTCTCCCCAAACAGGTAGCGGGCCTACTTCGGCCCAGTCCACCCCCCAGAAAATACCCCCTCCCTCCACGTCCTCCTGTCCTTCTCCAG CGTTCGACCCGTTTGGGGCTGGTCCGATGCCCAAGCCACAGGAGCTGATGGGTTCCTTCCTGGCTCCAGCAGGTAACCTCGGTAACCTGGGGCAGCCTGCCCCCCTCCTGCATGCAGCTCGTTCGCCATCCCCCACTATGCAGAACACTGGCATGG GCCGGAGCTCCCCAGTCCCGCCCACCCCCCCTGTGGTGACCATTCAGCAGCCTCCCAATGCTATGGGAGGCTGGGACTGGAAGAAACCAGCAGCTCCAG GAGGGGGTTTCGGTATGGGCAGTAAGTCAGCCAGTACCAGTCCTACCGGGTCAGTCCACAGCACCCCCACACACCAGGTCAAACCAAATACCCTGGACCCCTTTGCCGACATTGGAAACCTGGGTGGCAGTCTGGGAG GAGGACCTTGCTTCTCCAGTAAGCCCACCACCCCTACAGGCACCACCCCTGCCTTCCCCCCCATGGGTTCCCCGTCACGGCCGCCTCCATCGCCCCAGCATGGCGGAGGGTGGCAGGCCAATACAGGATTCCCCTCCTGGCAGCCTGGTGGCAGTGGTGGACAGGCCGGTTGGCAGCCCCAAGCCCAGGGTGGCCCAGCCCCACAGCCCAAGCCCAGCCCCAGCCACTCCATACCCCACACCTCACCGTCCAACAGACCCAACTACAATGTCAGCTTCTCCGCCATGGGAGGAGGTGCTGCTCCCAATGCAGCGGGGAAACCACAGCCCAACATGG GTTCCAAGCCCAAAGTGGCAACGGCTAACTTTGATGACCTGCTGTCTGGTCAAGGCTTTGCTGGAGCCAAAAAGAAAGAAGGTCCCAGGACAATAGCAGAGATGAGGAAGGAAGAGATGGCTAAAGAGATGGACCCTGAGAAACTCAAG ATTCTGGACTGGATCGAGGGGAAAGAGCGTAACATCCGGGCCCTGCTGTCCACCATGCACACAGTGCTGTGGGAAGGAGAGACCCGCTGGAAGCCAGTGGGCATGGCTGACCTGGTGACCCCAGAGCAGGTCAAGAAGGTCTACCGTAAAGCTGTGTTAGTTGTTCATCCAGATAAG GCCACGGGACAGCCCTATGAACAATACGCCAAGATGATTTTTATGGAACTGAATGATGCCTGGTCAGAATTTGATAGCCAAGGACAAAAAGCACTCTACTGA
- the dnajc6 gene encoding putative tyrosine-protein phosphatase auxilin isoform X5, with protein MHRDRPGDRLTVRSQMSRGPPSPDMDANYGGGLLDMVKGGAGKFFSNFKDNLKDTLKDTSTKVMHQVATYTKGELDIAYITSRIIVMSYPAETLQIGNQNHVEDIRSFLDSRHADHYTVFNLSQRNYRGAKFSNRVSECNWPSRQAPSLHNLFAVCKNMHNWLKQNPKNVCVITCSDGRAASGVLVCAMFCFCHLFTDPVPAMQLLSAKRPGSGLWPSHRRYIGYVCNMVSEKPSLPHSKPLVVKAVTMSPVPCFNKQRIGCRPFCEVLIGETKIFSTAQDYERMREHRVQEGKVVFPLGVKVQGDVVISVYHMRNTIGGRLQAKVSNTQIFQIQFHTGFIAPGTTVLKFTKPELDACDSPEKYPQLFHVLVDIEVESTDKQKDLTPPWEQFPNKDLIPNVLFSCHQEHQDALAIADEMEGLDLEEPSRSQGGPEGRPHGEESEPSDEEMLSLSSQQSNASVEKPGGAQPGSRGPKRPEPPQAPVAAPPPPEEVDLLGLDGASVNPPCPTAPLPTTTDLLGDLFGASPQTGSGPTSAQSTPQKIPPPSTSSCPSPAFDPFGAGPMPKPQELMGSFLAPAGNLGNLGQPAPLLHAARSPSPTMQNTGMGRSSPVPPTPPVVTIQQPPNAMGGWDWKKPAAPGGGFGMGSKSASTSPTGSVHSTPTHQVKPNTLDPFADIGNLGGSLGGGPCFSSKPTTPTGTTPAFPPMGSPSRPPPSPQHGGGWQANTGFPSWQPGGSGGQAGWQPQAQGGPAPQPKPSPSHSIPHTSPSNRPNYNVSFSAMGGGAAPNAAGKPQPNMGSKPKVATANFDDLLSGQGFAGAKKKEGPRTIAEMRKEEMAKEMDPEKLKILDWIEGKERNIRALLSTMHTVLWEGETRWKPVGMADLVTPEQVKKVYRKAVLVVHPDKATGQPYEQYAKMIFMELNDAWSEFDSQGQKALY; from the exons TGATGTCCTATCCTGCGGAGACCTTGCAGATTGGCAACCAGAACCATGTGGAGGACATCCGCTCCTTCCTGGATTCGAGGCACGCTGACCACTACACCGTCTTCAACCTGTCACAGCGCAACTACCGCGGTGCCAAGTTCTCCAACCGG GTTTCAGAGTGTAACTGGCCGTCCCGGCAGGCTCCCAGCCTACATAACCTGTTTGCTGTGTGTAAGAACATGCACAACTGGCTCAAACAGAACCCcaagaatgtgtgtgtcatcACCTGCTCG GACGGCCGCGCCGCCTCAGGTGTGCTGGTCTGTGCCATGTTCTGCTTCTGCCACCTCTTCACCGATCCTGTGCCCGCCATGCAGCTGCTTAGCGCCAAGAGACCCGGCTCAGGCCTCTGGCCCTCGCACAGGAG GTACATAGGCTATGTGTGCAACATGGTGTCAGAGAAGCCCTCCCTGCCCCACTCCAAGCCGCTCGTGGTCAAGGCCGTCACCATGAGTCCCGTACCTTGCTTCAACAAACAACGCATCGGCTGCAGACCTTTCTGTGAGGTCCTCATAGGAGAGACGAAGATCTTCTCTACAGCACAGGACTATGAGAGGATGCG AGAGCACAGGGTTCAGGAGGGGAAGGTGGTCTTTCCTCTCGGTGTCAAGGTCCAAGGTGACGTGGTCATCTCGGTCTATCACATGAGGAACACCATCGGAGGACGACTGCAAGCCAAG GTGTCTAACACCCAGATATTCCAGATCCAGTTCCACACAGGCTTCATCGCTCCGGGCACCACAGTGTTAAAGTTTACAAA GCCCGAGCTCGATGCCTGTGACTCCCCAGAGAAGTACCCCCAGCTGTTCCATGTGTTGGTGGACATTGAGGTGGAGAGTACAGACAAGCAGAAGGACCTGACCCCGCCCTGGGAGCAGTTCCCGAATAAAGACCTCATCCCCAACGTACTGTTCTCCTGTCACCAAGAGCACCAGGACGCACTTGCCATCGCAG ATGAGATGGAGGGACTGGATTTGGAGG AGCCCAGCCGTTCCCAGGGCGGACCGGAAGGCCGTCCTCACGGGGAGGAGAGTGAGCCTTCTGATGAGGAGATGCTGTCTCTGTCCAGCCAGCAGAGCAACGCTAGTGTGGAGAAACCCGGAGGGGCCCAGCCTGGCTCCAGGGGCCCCAAACGACCAGAGCCGCCCCAGGCCCCTGTGGCTGCACCTCCACCCCCAGAAGAGGTGGACCTCCTTGGCCTGGATGGGGCTTCTGTGAACCCTCCGTGTCCCACTGCCCCGCTCCCCACCACCACAGACCTGTTGGGGGATCTGTTCGGGGCCTCTCCCCAAACAGGTAGCGGGCCTACTTCGGCCCAGTCCACCCCCCAGAAAATACCCCCTCCCTCCACGTCCTCCTGTCCTTCTCCAG CGTTCGACCCGTTTGGGGCTGGTCCGATGCCCAAGCCACAGGAGCTGATGGGTTCCTTCCTGGCTCCAGCAGGTAACCTCGGTAACCTGGGGCAGCCTGCCCCCCTCCTGCATGCAGCTCGTTCGCCATCCCCCACTATGCAGAACACTGGCATGG GCCGGAGCTCCCCAGTCCCGCCCACCCCCCCTGTGGTGACCATTCAGCAGCCTCCCAATGCTATGGGAGGCTGGGACTGGAAGAAACCAGCAGCTCCAG GAGGGGGTTTCGGTATGGGCAGTAAGTCAGCCAGTACCAGTCCTACCGGGTCAGTCCACAGCACCCCCACACACCAGGTCAAACCAAATACCCTGGACCCCTTTGCCGACATTGGAAACCTGGGTGGCAGTCTGGGAG GAGGACCTTGCTTCTCCAGTAAGCCCACCACCCCTACAGGCACCACCCCTGCCTTCCCCCCCATGGGTTCCCCGTCACGGCCGCCTCCATCGCCCCAGCATGGCGGAGGGTGGCAGGCCAATACAGGATTCCCCTCCTGGCAGCCTGGTGGCAGTGGTGGACAGGCCGGTTGGCAGCCCCAAGCCCAGGGTGGCCCAGCCCCACAGCCCAAGCCCAGCCCCAGCCACTCCATACCCCACACCTCACCGTCCAACAGACCCAACTACAATGTCAGCTTCTCCGCCATGGGAGGAGGTGCTGCTCCCAATGCAGCGGGGAAACCACAGCCCAACATGG GTTCCAAGCCCAAAGTGGCAACGGCTAACTTTGATGACCTGCTGTCTGGTCAAGGCTTTGCTGGAGCCAAAAAGAAAGAAGGTCCCAGGACAATAGCAGAGATGAGGAAGGAAGAGATGGCTAAAGAGATGGACCCTGAGAAACTCAAG ATTCTGGACTGGATCGAGGGGAAAGAGCGTAACATCCGGGCCCTGCTGTCCACCATGCACACAGTGCTGTGGGAAGGAGAGACCCGCTGGAAGCCAGTGGGCATGGCTGACCTGGTGACCCCAGAGCAGGTCAAGAAGGTCTACCGTAAAGCTGTGTTAGTTGTTCATCCAGATAAG GCCACGGGACAGCCCTATGAACAATACGCCAAGATGATTTTTATGGAACTGAATGATGCCTGGTCAGAATTTGATAGCCAAGGACAAAAAGCACTCTACTGA